A part of Brassica rapa cultivar Chiifu-401-42 chromosome A05, CAAS_Brap_v3.01, whole genome shotgun sequence genomic DNA contains:
- the LOC103869758 gene encoding jacalin-related lectin 34, with the protein MSWDDGKHAKVNKVQITYDDVIYSIQVTYAGTALQSQRRGSVGPKTAEFTLGPDEYITALSAYGKTLSTQDVITSLTFTTNKGTYGPYGNKTGYQISAPEGTGKQIAGFLGTSGNVLNSIDVHYAPIPTGTGGTGTGTGGTGTGETGTGGTGTGETGTGGTGTGGTGTGGTGTGGTGGTGTGGTGGTGTGGTGTGGTGTGGTGTGGTGTGGTGTGGTGTGGTGTGGSGAEKLDAQGGTGGTAWDDGSDHDGVTKITVRTGGVGVQFVQFDYVKVGQPKQGALRGVQGSRGSTREILINHPDEYLVSVEGWYDSANVILGIQFKTNQKTSDYLGYEFDGSGKKFTLQVQGKKIIGFHGFASDHLNSIGAYFVPVSSTPTTPTVPPKKLEAKGGASGAVWDDGAHDNVKKVSVGQGQDGIAAVKFEYRNGSQVVIGAERGTPTLLGYEEFELESDEYITIVEGTYDKILGSDGLTMLTFKTNKNRTYGPYGLEGSTHFDLKEDGHKITGFHGRAGDNSITAIGVYLAPVGTIPLTPATQTKKLEAKGGDGGTLWDDGAFDGVRKVSVGQAQDGIGAVKFVYNNGSSEVIGDEHGKSTLLGFEEFELNYPSEYITEVHGTFDKIFASNSAIVTMLTFKTNKPATYGPFGLTAGTPFDLKEDGHKIVGFHGSAGDLLHKFGVHVLPIN; encoded by the exons ATGTCTTGGGACGATGGTAAGCACGCAAAGGTGAACAAAGTTCAGATTACGTACGATGACGTCATCTACTCAATCCAGGTCACGTACGCCGGAACCGCTCTTCAATCTCAGCGTCGTGGCTCCGTTGGGCCCAAAACTGCCGAG TTCACTTTGGGTCCGGACGAGTACATAACGGCTCTGTCTGCTTACGGCAAAACGCTGAGCACGCAAGACGTGATAACGTCGTTGACTTTCACAACGAACAAGGGGACTTATGGTCCCTACGGAAACAAAACTGGTTACCAGATTTCTGCTCCGGAGGGTACCGGTAAACAGATCGCCGGTTTCCTTGGTACGAGCGGCAACGTTCTCAACTCCATCGACGTTCACTACGCTCCCATTCCCACTGGAACGGGCGGAACCGGAACCGGAACCGGAGGAACTGGTACGGGCGAAACCGGAACCGGAGGAACTGGTACGGGCGAAACCGGAACCGGAGGAACTGGTACAGGCGGAACCGGAACCGGTGGGACTGGAACCGGAGGAACCGGAGGAACTGGTACAGGCGGAACCGGAGGAACTGGAACTGGTGGAACCGGAACCGGTGGAACTGGAACTGGGGGAACCGGAACCGGTGGTACTGGCACGGGAGGAACAGGAACCGGTGGAACTGGAACTGGAGGAACCGGAACCGGCGGATCAGGGGCTGAAAAGTTGGATGCACAAGGTGGCACAGGAGGAACCGCATGGGACGACGGATCCGATCACGACGGCGTGACAAAGATAACCGTAAGAACCGGTGGGGTAGGAGTTCAATTCGTTCAGTTTGACTATGTGAAAGTGGGACAACCGAAACAAGGAGCTCTCCGCGGTGTGCAAGGTAGTAGAGGTTCAACGCGAGAG ATTTTGATTAACCATCCGGACGAGTATCTGGTTTCAGTCGAGGGTTGGTATGATTCAGCCAATGTCATCTTGGGAATCCAGTTCAAAACTAACCAGAAGACTTCTGACTACCTCGGCTATGAGTTCGATGGCAGTGGTAAAAAGTTTACTCTCCAAGTTCAAGGCAAGAAGATCATAGGGTTTCACGGTTTCGCCAGCGACCATCTCAATTCCATTGGAGCGTATTTCGTTCCCGTGTCCTCCACCCCCACCACTCCTACCGTTCCACCGAAGAAGCTTGAAGCTAAGGGTGGTGCGTCTGGAGCTGTGTGGGACGATGGTGCTCACGACAATGTTAAAAAGGTCTCTGTTGGACAAGGCCAAGATGGTATCGCAGCTGTCAAGTTTGAATACAGAAATGGCTCTCAAGTGGTTATTGGAGCTGAACGTGGGACACCAACATTGCTTGGATATGAAGAG TTTGAGCTTGAATCAGATGAATACATAACCATCGTGGAAGGCACCTACGACAAAATCTTAGGGAGTGATGGCCTGACAATGCTCACTTTCAAGACTAACAAGAACAGAACATATGGACCGTATGGTCTCGAAGGTAGCACACACTTTGACCTCAAGGAAGACGGTCACAAGATTACTGGGTTCCATGGCCGAGCTGGTGATAATAGTATTACTGCTATTGGAGTTTACTTGGCCCCAGTAGGCACCATCCCCTTGACTCCAGCAACACAAACCAAGAAGCTAGAAGCTAAGGGTGGTGATGGAGGAACATTATGGGATGATGGTGCTTTCGACGGCGTACGGAAAGTGTCTGTAGGACAAGCCCAAGATGGTATAGGAGCAGTTAAGTTTGTGTACAACAATGGCTCTTCTGAAGTCATAGGAGATGAACATGGAAAAAGTACTCTACTCGGATTCGAAGAG TTTGAGCTTAACTATCCAAGTGAGTACATCACGGAAGTACATGGCACCTTCGATAAAATCTTTGCGAGTAACTCCGCGATCGTTACCATGCTTACGTTCAAGACTAATAAGCCAGCAACATATGGTCCCTTTGGGCTAACCGCTGGCACACCGTTCGACCTCAAAGAGGATGGTCACAAGATCGTTGGGTTCCATGGAAGTGCTGGTGATCTGCTTCACAAATTTGGAGTCCATGTCCTTCCCATCAACTGA
- the LOC103869760 gene encoding nitrile-specifier protein 1 isoform X1, producing MKIYFRSNYLRFVSVYPHGFIHYLKSRVPHDIKYMKKFVDVNFPWVDKYPCNFPIWINHYIIPRSVLSTCLSPSIPYYCFVYDFATFITTGCNIRKIDQAQAKAMAQKLDAKGGEKGDVWDDGVHENVRKVYVGKGQYCIAFIKFEYVDDSEVVVGDEHGEQTQEVEEFEIDEDDYIVYVEAFREKVTQETIVALKFETYKGKTNMHIETSPGVKFVLQGGKIVGFHGRSTDVLHSLGAYVSFSSTLDSLGNWIKVEQNGEGPGLRCSHAIAQVGNKIYSFGGEFTPNVPIDKDLYVFDLETKSWSIAPATGDIPHLSCLGVRMVSVGSSLYVFGGRDASRNYNGFYSFDTNTNEWKLLTPVEEGPAPRSFHSMAADETNVYVFGGVGATERLKTLDAYNIADQKWVQCATPGESVSIRGGAGLQVVQGKVWVVYGFNGCEIDDVHYYDPVEDTWTQVETFGEKPSARSVFASAVVGKQIVLFGGEIAMDPQAHVGPGQLIDGTFALDTETLKWERLDKFGGEEETGLSIHVGIPILGNVDVSLGNVLNEEEKETPDVRGWSASTSGIIDGKKGLLMHGGKAVTNDRFDDLFFYEFDSA from the exons atgaaaatatatttccgATCCAACTACTTGCGGTTTGTCAGCGTGTACCCACATGGATTCATTCATTATTTAAAGTCTCGTGTACCGCACGATATAAAATACATGAAGAAATTCGTCGATGTGAACTTCCCATGGGTCGATAAATACCCATGCAATTTCCCAATATGGATCAATCATTACATTATTCCCAGGTCAGTTCTCTCAACATGTCTCTCTCCCTCTATCCCATATTACTGTTTTGTATATGATTTTGCTACATTCATAACTACAGGTTGTAATATTCGTAAGATTGATCAAGCGCAAGCAAAAGCGATGGCCCAAAAGTTGGACGCAAAGGGTGGTGAGAAGGGAGATGTATGGGATGATGGCGTTCACGAAAATGTTAGAAAAGTATATGTAGGTAAAGGCCAGTACTGTATAGCCTTCATCAAATTTGAGTATGTTGATGATTCTGAAGTGGTTGTTGGAGATGAACATGGAGAACAAACACAAGAAGTTGAGGAG TTTGAGATTGATGAAGATGACTACATCGTTTACGTAGAAGCTTTCCGTGAGAAAGTAACTCAAGAAACCATCGTGGCTCTTAAGTTCGAGACTTACAAAGGCAAAACCAATATGCACATCGAGACGAGTCCGGGAGTAAAGTTTGTTCTCCAAGGTGGGAAAATCGTTGGGTTTCACGGGCGTTCGACGGATGTTCTACACTCCCTTGGAGCCTATGTTTCTTTCTCATCCACTCTTGATTCGCTTGGAAACTGGATAAAG GTGGAGCAAAATGGAGAGGGTCCAGGGCTAAGATGCTCACATGCCATAGCACAGGTAGGAAACAAGATTTACTCCTTTGGGGGCGAGTTCACACCAAATGTGCCAATTGATAAAGACCTTTACGTGTTTGACCTCGAGACCAAGAGTTGGTCCATTGCTCCAGCCACGGGAGACATTCCACACCTCTCTTGCTTAGGCGTCCGAATGGTGTCAGTTGGATCAAGCCTCTATGTCTTTGGAGGCCGAGACGCTTCCCGTAACTACAACGGTTTCTACTCTTTTGACACGAACACGAATGAGTGGAAACTGCTAACTCCCGTGGAAGAAGGACCCGCTCCTCGTAGCTTCCACTCTATGGCAGCCGATGAGACCAATGTTTATGTTTTCGGTGGAGTGGGTGCTACGGAGCGGCTCAAGACCCTGGACGCTTACAACATCGCTGATCAGAAGTGGGTACAGTGTGCGACTCCAGGAGAATCGGTTAGCATAAGAGGAGGAGCCGGGCTCCAAGTAGTGCAAGGGAAGGTTTGggttgtttatgggttcaacgGATGTGAAATAGATGATGTTCACTACTACGACCCGGTTGAAGACACGTGGACACAAGTGGAAACATTTGGTGAGAAGCCTTCCGCGAGGAGCGTTTTTGCTAGTGCGGTTGTTGGGAAACAGATTGTGTTGTTCGGAGGTGAGATAGCGATGGATCCACAAGCTCACGTGGGTCCGGGACAGTTGATCGATGGGACTTTTGCGTTGGATACAGAGACGCTGAAATGGGAGAGGTTGGATAAGTTCGGTGGAGAGGAGGAGACAGGACTATCAATACATGTTGGGATCCCGATCCTAGGAAATGTAGATGTTTCGCTCGGAAACGTTCTaaatgaagaagagaaggagaCTCCGGATGTTAGAGGATGGTCAGCTTCCACGAGTGGGATAATTGATGGTAAGAAAGGGCTGCTGATGCATGGTGGTAAAGCTGTCACCAATGACCGTTTTGATGATCTCTTCTTTTACGAGTTTGACTCTGCTTAA
- the LOC108871905 gene encoding uncharacterized protein LOC108871905: MRVTRACPTVSHLLFVDDSLFFCKAELCECEEVMKVVRTYDKASGQYINFDKSSLLFGKRINAATRQENKDALGIHNDGGMEKYLEIPKDISASKCKLFTFLKDSLMHRVNVWTGRWLSKGVKEVMIKSILLALPTYVMSTFMLPLEICENFASTIAQFWWSSNPPKRGIHWAKWKKYPDSLVAQVLRGRYYRMTSPLKAISASSPSYVWTSIFAARKLLLLGIRQKIHSCYKVKVWKDSWIPMTPARPATHVASVMHPNMRVSDLINQESKEWDVRLLQDYVHPDDIPLIRSMAISSTHRCDTFCWNYKRNDQYTVKSR; encoded by the exons ATGCGCGTCACACGCGCATGCCCTACGGTATCTCACCTTCTCTTTGTTGATGATAGtcttttcttctgtaaggcaGAGCTCtgtgaatgtgaagaagtaatgaaagtagtcaggaCATATGATAAAGCATCTGGCCAATATATTAACTTTGACAAATCttccttactctttggtaagaggATTAATGCAGCTACTAGGCAAGAGAATAAAGATGCACTTGGAATACATAATGATGGTGGGATGGAAAAGTACTTGGAAATCCCAAAGGATATTAGTGCCTCCAAATGCAAACTCTTTACATTTCTAAAGGATAGCCTGATGCATAGAGTGAATGTATGGACTGGTAGATGGCTCTCAAAAGGGGTGAAGGAGGTAATGATCAAATCCATTTTACTCGCTCTTCCGACATACGTTATGTCGACGTTTATGCTTCCATTGGAGATATGTGAAAACTTCGCAAGTACCATtgcacaattttggtggagttcGAATCCACCAAAAAGAGGAATACACTGGGCGAAATGGAAAAAG TACCCCGATTCACTGGTTGCCCAAGTCTTGAGGGGCAGATATTATAGGATGACCTCGCCATTAAAAGCAATTTCTGCAAGTAGTCCATCATATGTGTGGACAAGCATCTTCGCCGCAAGGAAGCTTTTACTTCTGGGGATCAGACAGAAGATTCATTCTTGTTATAAAGTCAAGGTGTGGAAGGATTCATGGATTCCAATGACGCCTGCTAGACCAGCTACACATGTAGCGTCTGTGATGCACCCGAATATGAGAGTTAGTGACCTCATTAATCAGGAATCGAAGGAATGGGACGTACGACTACTACAGGATTATGTCCATCCTGATGACATACCACTCATTCGCAGTATGGCCATAAGCTCTACTCATCGCTGTGATACTTTCTGTTGGAACTACAAGAGAAATGACCAATACACAGTTAAATCCAGATAA
- the LOC103869759 gene encoding uncharacterized protein LOC103869759 has translation MAMKRNGKSPVSSESDEKVMFFKDVSLGPHATQLRFRLIHFWEARNPIKKTLIGLELLLIDELGTVIQGFIPPGRIKKYLPDMKQGSVYQLNNFYGSKNKPMYRVADHIATVSFTWNSEMSVLHEVPISFDEDRFRFHSYEDFEANCDLKGDLYDVVGHMKLVNGQTLIERPILDEVEIAASRRIMVHVQSHDGPVMKLYLWDHAATDFCKKFNSYENTPTVLLVTTVNTKRLGGTLALTSMSSTRLFMDYDVQPTKDYFTWLASNPEIANQVSAEVVTKREALTIAEIFSYMTQESAKDAFFECTATIDDVVHGSAWYYIGCSECHAKATKGATSLICTNTRCEKVNTTGVAQYRAKISVYDNSEQAFFVLLGDAGRELTGRHASELVTNYFEANEHKGADHEVPVPEALISIIGQTHKFCVKVTDHNFSGNTRAITVTKILSLDTPPPTEVSVESNIAATSEETVKTGNEVCGTSNGRGDPADGESKRISADAETSTAKRPRC, from the exons ATGGCGATGAAACGAAATGGGAAGTCTCCTGTCTCCTCCGAATCTGATGAGAAAGTTATGTTCTTCAAAGATGTCTCTCTAGGGCCGCATGCAACTCAGTTGCGCTTCCGACTCATCCATTTCTGGGAGGCTCGGAACCCGATCAAGAAGACGCTGATTGGCCTCGAATTGCTCCTCATCGACGAACTG GGGACTGTTATTCAAGGATTCATCCCACCGGGGcgtattaaaaaatatttgccTGATATGAAACAAGGATCAGTTTACCAACTCAACAACTTCTACGGTTCGAAAAACAAACCGATGTATCGGGTTGCTGATCATATCGCAACCGTGTCTTTCACGTGGAACTCTGAGATGTCGGTTCTTCACGAGGTTCCCATCTCATTTGATGAAGACCGTTTCAGGTTTCATTCATATGAAGATTTTGAAGCTAACTGTGATCTCAAAGGTGACCTCTACG ATGTTGTTGGCCACATGAAACTGGTCAATGGACAGACCCTTATTGAGCGTCCCATCCTTGACGAAGTGGAGATAGCAGCCTCTCGGCGCATTATGGTGCATGTGCAATCACATGA TGGGCCTGTGATGAAGCTCTACCTTTGGGACCATGCTGCAACAGACTTTTGCAAGAAGTTCAATTCCTATGAAAATACTCCCACAGTTCTTTTGGTCACGACTGTTAACACCAAACGTCTCGGAG GTACCCTTGCCCTGACCTCTATGTCCTCCACACGGCTCTTCATGGACTATGACGTCCAACCAACCAAAGATTACTTCACCTG GCTTGCCTCTAACCCAGAGATTGCTAACCAGGTTAGTGCAGAGGTGGTTACTAAACGTGAGGCACTGACTATAGCAGAAATATTCTCCTACATGACTCAGGAATCTGCAAAg GATGCCTTTTTTGAGTGCACGGCTACGATTGATGATGTTGTGCATGGCTCTGCTTGGTACTATATTGGATGCAGTGAGTGCCATGCTAAGGCTACCAAAGGCGCAACTTCATTGATTTGTACGAACACAAGATGTGAGAAGGTTAACACAACTGGTGTTGCACA GTACCGTGCAAAGATTTCAGTTTATGACAACAGTGAACAAGCTTTTTTTGTCCTACTTGGTGATGCTGGTCGTGAGTTGACTGGGAGGCACGCATCCGAGTTAGTTACCAACTACTTTGAG GCTAATGAACACAAAGGAGCTGACCATGAGGTGCCTGTTCCGGAAGCTCTAATCAGCATCATCGGACAGACACATAAGTTTTGTGTGAAAGTTACAGATCACAACTTCTCAGGCAATACCCGTGCTATTACTGTCACCAAGATCCTCTCTCTAGACACCCCACCACCCACAGAAGTCTCGGTTGAAAGCAACATTGCTGCAACGTCCGAGGAAACAGTGAAGACTGGAAACGAAGTGTGTGGAACTTCCAACGGCCGTGGAGACCCTGCAGATGGGGAGAGTAAGAGGATCTCTGCAGATGCTGAGACATCGACAGCTAAGCGTCCAAGATGTTAG
- the LOC103869760 gene encoding nitrile-specifier protein 1 isoform X2, with amino-acid sequence MAQKLDAKGGEKGDVWDDGVHENVRKVYVGKGQYCIAFIKFEYVDDSEVVVGDEHGEQTQEVEEFEIDEDDYIVYVEAFREKVTQETIVALKFETYKGKTNMHIETSPGVKFVLQGGKIVGFHGRSTDVLHSLGAYVSFSSTLDSLGNWIKVEQNGEGPGLRCSHAIAQVGNKIYSFGGEFTPNVPIDKDLYVFDLETKSWSIAPATGDIPHLSCLGVRMVSVGSSLYVFGGRDASRNYNGFYSFDTNTNEWKLLTPVEEGPAPRSFHSMAADETNVYVFGGVGATERLKTLDAYNIADQKWVQCATPGESVSIRGGAGLQVVQGKVWVVYGFNGCEIDDVHYYDPVEDTWTQVETFGEKPSARSVFASAVVGKQIVLFGGEIAMDPQAHVGPGQLIDGTFALDTETLKWERLDKFGGEEETGLSIHVGIPILGNVDVSLGNVLNEEEKETPDVRGWSASTSGIIDGKKGLLMHGGKAVTNDRFDDLFFYEFDSA; translated from the exons ATGGCCCAAAAGTTGGACGCAAAGGGTGGTGAGAAGGGAGATGTATGGGATGATGGCGTTCACGAAAATGTTAGAAAAGTATATGTAGGTAAAGGCCAGTACTGTATAGCCTTCATCAAATTTGAGTATGTTGATGATTCTGAAGTGGTTGTTGGAGATGAACATGGAGAACAAACACAAGAAGTTGAGGAG TTTGAGATTGATGAAGATGACTACATCGTTTACGTAGAAGCTTTCCGTGAGAAAGTAACTCAAGAAACCATCGTGGCTCTTAAGTTCGAGACTTACAAAGGCAAAACCAATATGCACATCGAGACGAGTCCGGGAGTAAAGTTTGTTCTCCAAGGTGGGAAAATCGTTGGGTTTCACGGGCGTTCGACGGATGTTCTACACTCCCTTGGAGCCTATGTTTCTTTCTCATCCACTCTTGATTCGCTTGGAAACTGGATAAAG GTGGAGCAAAATGGAGAGGGTCCAGGGCTAAGATGCTCACATGCCATAGCACAGGTAGGAAACAAGATTTACTCCTTTGGGGGCGAGTTCACACCAAATGTGCCAATTGATAAAGACCTTTACGTGTTTGACCTCGAGACCAAGAGTTGGTCCATTGCTCCAGCCACGGGAGACATTCCACACCTCTCTTGCTTAGGCGTCCGAATGGTGTCAGTTGGATCAAGCCTCTATGTCTTTGGAGGCCGAGACGCTTCCCGTAACTACAACGGTTTCTACTCTTTTGACACGAACACGAATGAGTGGAAACTGCTAACTCCCGTGGAAGAAGGACCCGCTCCTCGTAGCTTCCACTCTATGGCAGCCGATGAGACCAATGTTTATGTTTTCGGTGGAGTGGGTGCTACGGAGCGGCTCAAGACCCTGGACGCTTACAACATCGCTGATCAGAAGTGGGTACAGTGTGCGACTCCAGGAGAATCGGTTAGCATAAGAGGAGGAGCCGGGCTCCAAGTAGTGCAAGGGAAGGTTTGggttgtttatgggttcaacgGATGTGAAATAGATGATGTTCACTACTACGACCCGGTTGAAGACACGTGGACACAAGTGGAAACATTTGGTGAGAAGCCTTCCGCGAGGAGCGTTTTTGCTAGTGCGGTTGTTGGGAAACAGATTGTGTTGTTCGGAGGTGAGATAGCGATGGATCCACAAGCTCACGTGGGTCCGGGACAGTTGATCGATGGGACTTTTGCGTTGGATACAGAGACGCTGAAATGGGAGAGGTTGGATAAGTTCGGTGGAGAGGAGGAGACAGGACTATCAATACATGTTGGGATCCCGATCCTAGGAAATGTAGATGTTTCGCTCGGAAACGTTCTaaatgaagaagagaaggagaCTCCGGATGTTAGAGGATGGTCAGCTTCCACGAGTGGGATAATTGATGGTAAGAAAGGGCTGCTGATGCATGGTGGTAAAGCTGTCACCAATGACCGTTTTGATGATCTCTTCTTTTACGAGTTTGACTCTGCTTAA
- the LOC103869757 gene encoding jacalin-related lectin 35: MATKLAAQGGRGGEVWDDGGVYENVKKVYVGQGDSGVVYVKFDYEKDGKIVSLEHGKKTILDPEEFELDPEDYITSVKVYYEKLFGTPVEIITALIFKTFKGKVSQPFGLASGTEAELGGGKIVGFHGSASDAIHSLGAYISPSTTPVTPPASGGPTKLDAQGGRGGELWDDGGVYENVKKVYVGQGDSGVVYVKFDYEKDGKTVSLEHGKKTILDPEEFEVDSDDYITSVKVYYEKLFGTPTEIITALIFTTFKGKVSQPFGMASGQEAELGGGKIVGFHGSASDVIHSLGVYIAPTSTPVTPSDTIPAQGGDAGVAWDDGVHDGLRKIYVGQGDSCVTYFKAEYVKASKPVLGIDHGKKTLLDPEEFVLEDGEYITSVIGYHDKIYGVDAPAIICLKFKTNKRTSDPYGMNSGTEFVLEKKDHKIVGFYGQAGDFLYKIGVKVAPIAN, translated from the exons ATGGCGACAAAGTTGGCTGCTCAAGGTGGCCGTGGAGGAGAGGTATGGGACGATGGTGGTGTTTATGAGAACGTCAAGAAAGTGTATGTCGGTCAAGGTGACTCTGGTGTGGTTTACGTCAAGTTTGATTACGAGAAAGACGGCAAGATCGTATCACTTGAACATGGGAAGAAGACAATTCTTGACCCAGAGGAG TTTGAACTTGATCCAGAAGATTACATCACATCCGTGAAAGTGTACTACGAGAAGCTCTTTGGAACGCCAGTAGAGATCATCACGGCTCTTATCTTCAAAACATTCAAAGGCAAAGTTTCTCAGCCTTTTGGATTAGCTTCTGGTACAGAAGCTGAGCTTGGAGGTGGCAAGATCGTTGGATTCCATGGAAGTGCGAGTGATGCTATTCATTCTCTTGGAGCCTATATATCTCCTTCAACTACTCCGGTGACTCCACCGGCGTCAGGTGGTCCGACCAAACTGGATGCTCAAGGTGGTCGTGGAGGAGAGCTTTGGGACGATGGTGGTGTTTACGAGAATGTCAAGAAAGTGTATGTTGGACAAGGTGACTCTGGTGTGGTTTATGTCAAGTTTGATTATGAGAAAGATGGGAAGACTGTATCACTTGAACATGGGAAGAAGACAATTCTTGACCCAGAGGAG TTTGAGGTTGATTCAGATGATTACATAACATCTGTGAAAGTTTACTACGAGAAACTCTTTGGAACACCAACAGAGATCATCACGGCTCTTATTTTCACCACATTCAAGGGGAAAGTTTCTCAGCCGTTTGGAATGGCCTCTGGACAAGAAGCTGAGCTGGGAGGTGGCAAAATCGTTGGCTTCCATGGAAGTGCAAGCGACGTGATCCACTCTCTTGGAGTTTATATTGCTCCTACGTCCACACCAGTGACTCCCTCCGATACTATTCCAGCACAAGGTGGAGATGCTGGAGTTGCATGGGACGATGGTGTTCACGACGGCCTGAGGAAGATATATGTAGGACAAGGTGACTCTTGTGTGACTTATTTCAAGGCTGAGTATGTAAAGGCTTCAAAGCCTGTCCTTGGAATTGATCATGGGAAGAAGACATTGCTTGACCCAGAAGAG TTTGTGCTTGAAGATGGTGAATATATCACAAGTGTGATAGGCTACCATGACAAGATTTATGGAGTAGATGCACCGGCGATCATCTGTCTTAAGTTCAAGACAAACAAGAGGACGTCTGACCCGTATGGAATGAACTCAGGAACAGAATTCGTGCTGGAGAAGAAAGACCACAAAATCGTTGGGTTCTACGGACAAGCTGGTGATTTTCTTTACAAGATCGGAGTTAAAGTGGCGCCCATAGCCAACTGA
- the LOC103869826 gene encoding classical arabinogalactan protein 9, with the protein MKLGSIIAVLLMLVLVSGEVSTKSSQAPAPELPLEAADSPPIPAPMQEVGSPLAEYPNEYSSPPEVGSPLAEYPNEYSSPPEVGSPLAEYPNKYYYPPSDSTPSPEAGDSNYIDITGVEEKKTLGRKGYWAY; encoded by the coding sequence ATGAAGCTCGGAAGCATCATTGCAGTTCTGCTAATGCTGGTACTCGTCTCCGGTGAGGTTTCGACTAAATCTTCACAGGCTCCGGCACCAGAACTACCCCTCGAAGCTGCAGATTCGCCTCCAATCCCCGCGCCTATGCAGGAAGTTGGATCTCCTCTAGCCGAGTATCCCAATGAATACTCCTCTCCTCCAGAAGTTGGATCTCCTCTAGCCGAGTATCCGAATGAATACTCCTCTCCTCCGGAAGTTGGATCTCCTCTAGCAGAGTATCCGAATAAATACTATTATCCTCCATCAGATTCAACTCCATCGCCGGAAGCTGGGGATTCAAACTACATCGACATTACTGGAGTCGAAGAGAAAAAAACCCTGGGACGCAAAGGATATTGGGCTTATTAG